The region TCGTCATTATTGTCTGCACCGCAATGGACAGACGAAGAAAGAGAGGCTGTCGCTCCTCGTCCGAAGGGACTGGATGGCACTTTCAATCCTGGGGCTTTGGGTGGAGCAGCTCGCTCGAACACGAGAGTCCAATCGCTCCAACAAGAAAGATGTGGAATGTGGGTGTGAAATGTCGCTCGACTGTCTGTCTCGTTCCTATTGATAAAGGGGTTTGGGCCAAAGATCGAGCAGATTTTTCGTGTTCAGAAAACATCTCTTTTTACATATCTAGAATAATTATTTTTTAGAATGATATATAATTGGCTTGAAACATTCAAGCGGTAAAACCAGTAAATTTAGTGAACTGAGGTCATGAACACTCACACTAGCTAGAGTGGGTATCTATGTTTCACCATTAGGAACCTATCCTAGTCACGACTCAATTGTCATACAAGATTGACAGGGGAACGCAGTGTGCAATGATCGGACGAAGACCAGGCCGCCAGCCAACTTCGCGACCATGATGACAGCAGTGAGCGTGACCGCCGCCGCCGAGACCCAACTCTAATGCTCTCGATCTTACATGAAGGCGGCAACCCCAAACAATAGACTCTTTACTATCTCTTACATTTAGTAAAGACAAACCGTTTTCAGAAATGGAGGAACCTCTTGATCTAATTCGTTTGTCGATCGATGAGCGTGTATACGTGAAATGCCGGGGTGACAGAGAGCTGAGAGGCAAACTTCATGTACGTGTCATGGGGGAGCTTGTACCGGTTCGACAAGCCAAGGAAAAATCGCGAACGATAGTGCCTCAGTGGAGCAATTTCACATTCTGTAAGAGATTAATCAAGAAAGTCGTTGGGAATCTTACAATAGCTGTTTTTACCGTTTCAGGGGTATGATCAGCATTTGAATATGATTTTGGGCGACGTTGAGGAAACAGTTACGAGCACGGAGATTGATGAAGAGACGGATGAACAAATTGTCAAGAAGCAAACTCGTAAAGTGGGGATGCTCTTTGTAAGGGGGGATATTGTGGTACTGGTCAGTCCTCCTCTTCGGACAACCTAAGACGAGCCGGTCATCGTTTGACCAAAGCAGCCGTATGGTAACGATAGCATTCTAGATCGGCACTGCAAACTAGATAGACGCAATAGTTTCTTTGACAAGATTAAATCAACTATCATTCCAAAGTAGGTCTACGTGTCTTTCTTACCAACGCTAGACCAAAGGGTTTCATTAGACGATGTCCCTTTCCTCGGACTTGGAGAAGACGACACGGAACGATCCAAAGAGACGCCGCGTCGCCTGTGTCGGCGACGAAACCGATTAATCCCGCGACCCCGTGACGAAGGAGAGTTTGAGGTGCTGCGTCGGCGAGCATCTTCCGTTTGATCACACTTCACTTGAGCGTATTGTGGCTCTGGAGGCCAGTCGTAAAAGCGTTGGTAAATCAGAGGACTGTATGGAACTACGACTCGATGGACTTCCCTGGGATCAACGTTCGGTGGACCAACCGGCCCACTCCGGTTCGGTCGATGATGACAAGCAAACACAGGCTGGTCTTTCCACGAATTGTGATTCTCCTCATCTTTCTGACTAGACTGGGGGTCTTCTGGATTTAGGCGGTGTTTTGCCGATCGCGAGAGCTTGGCTGGTGGCAAGTGGCCACGTTCTCGAAGAACACGGATTGCCCAATTTTGCGGCCCAACGAGAAGAACTCCCAAaatgaaaagaaaaagcctCCATGGAAAAATAAAAAGAACCAAGCCGAGAACTCCGCATATAAGGGACAACCAAAATGTTAGCATTGGATCTCTCCATGTAACAACGTTGAAGCCTGCACGGAATAAACAGAGGAAGCTGTATGAGGAACCAATTATTGGCTCAACATACAGACCAACCCGGGCCACAAACGGATTTGAATGCGAGTACTGGCCGAGATGGAGCAGCTTGTCGAGTCTTCGAGGCACATCAGTCTTGCGTCGCTTTTCGGGTTTCTTGGAATCTCCAAAATACAGTGAACCAGTCTTATTCAGAACATAGGCTTTGTCGTCAAACCTGTGCCACGTAAGTTCGTGCATTTTGTCTTTGATTTCATCAAGATCATCTGTCAACTTCTTCCCAGAACTTGGACCTTCCACGTCAATGTTTTGCTCCGGGACGACTGCATTGGTATTCTGAGATGAAGGTTCAGAAGTGTTTTCACTGGGCGGAGCAGAGTGAACGCTTGTTACGTTGGTAACCGCAATATCATTTGTTTTTTCAAGATCGAAACTCCAGCTTAGTGCTGTTGAATTTCTGCTCCGTAGCCACCGATTCTCGCCTGTGTGAAGCTCATTTGGATCCTCGTCGCTCGATCTCTGATGCGACTTGAAGCTCGAGGTGAGTATTTCCGGTTCGCAGCTGCTAGATCTTCTATGGTGCCTTGGATTGAGCATGTCGACGCCAGAGCTTACACCATCTCTCACTTGATTTAAACCCATCCCAATCCCATCACGAATTG is a window of Phaeodactylum tricornutum CCAP 1055/1 chromosome 28, whole genome shotgun sequence DNA encoding:
- a CDS encoding predicted protein, with translation MEEPLDLIRLSIDERVYVKCRGDRELRGKLHGYDQHLNMILGDVEETVTSTEIDEETDEQIVKKQTRKVGMLFVRGDIVVLVSPPLRTT